A window from Clostridiales bacterium encodes these proteins:
- a CDS encoding leucine--tRNA ligase, with amino-acid sequence MNRREIEKKWQKYWEENNLHNFDPKNIDRKFYVLEMFSYPSGANLHIGHWWNFGLSDSYARFKKMQGYEVFQPMGFDSFGLPAENYAIKTGIHPKDSTYQNIATMERQIKEMGLMIDWSAEIITSDPSYYRWTQWLFLQLYKRGLAYQKDAPVNWCPSCNTVIANEQVQNGECERCHSVVERRNMTQWFFKITDYAEELLNDLNKLDWPEKTKIMQTNWIGKSVGGEIEFATESGHSFRVFTTRADTLPGLSFVVLAPEHPLVDIITAPEQKQAVQEYQKQTLMTSEIDRLSTAKEKTGVFTGAYAISPLDNKRVPIFIADYVLYTYGTGAVMGVPAHDERDFVFAQKYNLPITRVIKSADGSPDDLPYTEYGIMVNSGMFDGLTSEEGQRKVIEYLSKINKGEQKVNYRLRDWSVSRQRFWGCPIPIIHCQDCGAVPVPEDQLPVELPYDVNFTPDGQSPLKKHERYINVKCPVCKRDAKRDPDTLDTFVCSSWYFLRYPNAHNDKAAFDKEYTNKIMPVDKYIGGSEHAVGHLLYSRFIVKALRDMGYLDFDEPFLSLVHQGMILGPDGYRMSKSRGNTINPDDYIKDYGSDIFRLYLAFGFNYTDGGPWNDEGIRAMERFSERVDRIVQKYKDCQASSKAYGEAEKELDYVLHNAIKEVRADYETFSFNTAMARIMELVNAIYKYDSLPDADQGFAKSVITTLIKLLAPLAPHMCEEWYEMLGNKPSIFSQSFPEYDESKLFKDQIEIAVQINGKLRGTVVTPSNASQEQVKQIVFESPQIAKYLEGKTPKKVIVIPGRIVNIVI; translated from the coding sequence ATGAACCGCAGAGAAATAGAAAAAAAATGGCAAAAATATTGGGAAGAAAACAACCTTCATAATTTTGACCCCAAAAACATTGACCGCAAGTTTTATGTGCTTGAAATGTTTTCTTATCCTTCGGGCGCCAATTTGCATATAGGGCATTGGTGGAACTTCGGGCTTTCGGATTCTTACGCGCGGTTTAAGAAGATGCAAGGATACGAAGTCTTTCAGCCTATGGGCTTTGACTCTTTTGGGCTGCCCGCCGAAAACTACGCTATCAAAACAGGCATTCATCCCAAAGACAGCACCTACCAAAACATAGCGACAATGGAGCGCCAAATCAAAGAAATGGGGCTTATGATAGACTGGTCGGCTGAAATTATTACTTCGGACCCGTCTTATTACCGCTGGACACAATGGCTGTTTTTGCAACTATACAAACGCGGTCTAGCCTATCAAAAAGACGCGCCTGTCAATTGGTGCCCCTCCTGCAACACGGTTATAGCCAACGAACAGGTGCAAAACGGCGAATGCGAAAGATGCCATAGCGTTGTGGAAAGGCGTAATATGACGCAATGGTTTTTTAAGATAACCGATTACGCCGAAGAACTATTAAACGACTTAAACAAATTAGACTGGCCCGAAAAAACCAAGATTATGCAGACCAATTGGATAGGCAAAAGCGTAGGCGGAGAGATAGAGTTCGCGACCGAGAGCGGTCATAGCTTTAGAGTGTTTACCACGCGCGCCGACACCTTGCCGGGTTTGAGTTTTGTCGTGCTCGCGCCCGAACATCCCTTGGTGGATATTATTACGGCGCCCGAACAAAAGCAAGCCGTGCAAGAATATCAAAAACAAACTTTAATGACCAGCGAGATAGACAGGCTTTCCACCGCCAAAGAAAAAACGGGCGTGTTTACAGGCGCTTACGCGATAAGCCCGCTGGATAACAAGCGCGTGCCTATCTTTATAGCCGATTATGTGTTATACACTTACGGGACGGGAGCCGTTATGGGCGTGCCCGCACACGACGAGAGGGATTTTGTTTTCGCGCAAAAATACAACTTGCCTATAACGCGTGTCATAAAAAGCGCGGACGGCTCGCCCGACGACTTGCCCTACACAGAATACGGCATTATGGTAAACAGCGGCATGTTTGACGGGCTGACAAGCGAAGAAGGCCAGCGCAAAGTAATAGAATACCTTAGCAAAATCAACAAGGGCGAACAAAAAGTCAATTACCGCTTGCGCGACTGGTCGGTAAGCAGGCAAAGGTTTTGGGGCTGCCCTATACCTATCATACATTGCCAAGATTGCGGCGCCGTGCCCGTGCCCGAAGACCAGCTGCCCGTAGAACTGCCTTATGATGTCAATTTTACGCCTGACGGGCAATCGCCGCTCAAAAAACATGAAAGATATATCAATGTAAAATGCCCCGTTTGCAAAAGGGACGCCAAAAGGGATCCCGACACCTTGGACACTTTTGTGTGCTCTTCTTGGTATTTTTTGCGCTATCCCAACGCGCATAACGACAAAGCCGCTTTTGACAAAGAATACACCAACAAAATAATGCCCGTGGATAAATATATCGGCGGCTCCGAACACGCCGTAGGGCATTTGTTGTATTCTAGATTTATCGTCAAAGCCCTGCGGGATATGGGCTATCTTGACTTTGACGAGCCGTTTTTGTCGTTGGTGCACCAAGGCATGATTTTGGGTCCTGACGGATACCGCATGTCCAAAAGCAGAGGCAATACCATTAATCCCGACGACTATATCAAAGATTATGGCTCGGATATTTTTAGGCTTTATCTTGCTTTTGGCTTTAACTATACTGACGGCGGGCCTTGGAATGACGAGGGCATAAGGGCTATGGAGCGTTTTAGCGAAAGGGTAGACCGCATAGTCCAAAAATATAAAGACTGCCAAGCAAGCTCAAAAGCATATGGCGAGGCTGAAAAAGAATTGGACTATGTTTTGCACAACGCCATAAAAGAAGTTAGGGCGGATTACGAGACTTTTTCGTTCAATACGGCGATGGCGCGGATTATGGAGCTTGTCAACGCCATATACAAATACGATTCTTTGCCCGATGCCGATCAAGGCTTCGCAAAAAGCGTGATTACAACCTTAATCAAGCTGTTAGCGCCCTTGGCGCCGCACATGTGCGAAGAATGGTATGAGATGCTGGGCAACAAGCCTTCTATATTCAGTCAAAGCTTCCCCGAATACGACGAGTCCAAATTATTTAAAGACCAAATTGAAATCGCCGTTCAAATTAATGGAAAACTAAGGGGCACGGTTGTGACGCCCTCAAATGCTTCTCAAGAACAGGTTAAGCAGATCGTCTTTGAAAGCCCTCAAATCGCCAAATACCTTGAAGGCAAGACGCCCAAAAAGGTCATAGTAATACCTGGACGGATAGTGAATATAGTCATATAA
- a CDS encoding M1 family metallopeptidase: MKKSNYIIKKITLLLALLLAFIASSCRTELQKVSKDLTTYAITARYDEFNHAITASQKIKYVNNYDVPLKELKLHLYPNAFREGAKIKPVSESAQSRAYPKGPSYGDIIINEVYVAGKKADFNIGGEDRNIMTVKFPMDLYPSACFTIEFDFLLRLAHTPHRLGYTDKCVNLGNWFPIACVYEDGGFATYAYYPNGDPFYSEIANFNIELTLSSDFFVAATGRNTGTRLQGKTKTLNFEALAVRDFAFVLSKEFSSISSSAGNIMVTYFYYDDQEPERYLKTAIDAVNTFSRLFGQYPYPHLNVVKTPFIYGGMEYPCLIYVSDSITDQDAYKEIIVHETAHQWWYGVVGNDQVKYGWLDEGLTEYTTSLFYEKNPSYNQEISSRIMQALQSYLVYVEMHKNVYGEVDTSMNRPSYAYKTEYEYVYMTYVKGELMFYNIRNIIGDKAFFDSLKRYYERTKYKIARPKDLIGAFEDTSKKDLEGVFDAWLEGKVYLGDW; encoded by the coding sequence ATGAAAAAGTCAAATTATATAATCAAAAAAATAACGCTTCTGCTGGCGCTTTTATTGGCGTTTATTGCCTCTTCTTGCCGAACGGAGCTCCAAAAGGTTTCCAAAGACCTGACCACATACGCGATTACGGCCAGATACGACGAATTCAACCACGCGATTACGGCAAGCCAAAAAATAAAATATGTCAATAATTATGATGTCCCTTTAAAAGAACTAAAACTGCATCTTTACCCAAACGCTTTCAGAGAAGGCGCCAAAATCAAGCCCGTGTCCGAGAGCGCGCAGTCTAGGGCGTATCCTAAAGGCCCGTCTTACGGCGACATAATAATAAACGAAGTTTATGTCGCGGGCAAAAAGGCGGATTTTAACATAGGCGGGGAAGACCGCAACATTATGACCGTCAAGTTTCCTATGGACTTATATCCCAGCGCGTGCTTTACTATAGAATTTGATTTTTTGCTTAGGCTCGCGCATACTCCGCATAGGCTGGGTTATACCGATAAGTGCGTTAATTTGGGTAATTGGTTTCCCATAGCCTGCGTCTATGAAGACGGCGGCTTTGCGACCTACGCCTATTACCCTAACGGCGACCCGTTTTATTCGGAGATTGCCAATTTTAATATTGAATTGACTCTTAGTAGCGACTTTTTTGTGGCGGCGACGGGCAGAAACACGGGCACGCGGCTTCAAGGCAAAACCAAGACCTTAAACTTTGAGGCGCTGGCGGTTAGGGATTTTGCTTTTGTTTTGAGCAAAGAGTTTTCATCCATAAGCTCAAGCGCGGGCAATATAATGGTCACATATTTTTATTATGACGATCAAGAGCCTGAAAGATATCTTAAGACCGCCATAGACGCTGTCAATACATTTTCCAGGCTATTTGGGCAATACCCTTATCCGCATCTTAATGTGGTCAAAACGCCCTTTATTTATGGCGGGATGGAATACCCCTGCCTCATCTATGTTTCGGACAGCATTACGGACCAAGACGCCTATAAGGAAATTATAGTTCATGAGACGGCGCACCAATGGTGGTATGGCGTCGTAGGCAACGACCAAGTAAAATATGGCTGGCTGGACGAAGGCTTGACAGAGTATACCACGTCGTTGTTTTACGAGAAAAATCCGTCATACAACCAAGAAATCTCAAGCAGGATAATGCAGGCTTTGCAGTCATATCTTGTTTATGTGGAAATGCATAAGAATGTATACGGCGAGGTTGACACCAGCATGAACCGGCCCAGCTACGCGTACAAAACCGAATATGAATATGTGTATATGACTTATGTAAAGGGCGAATTGATGTTTTATAACATACGAAACATTATTGGCGACAAAGCTTTTTTTGACTCGCTAAAAAGATACTACGAGCGGACCAAATACAAGATCGCGAGGCCCAAAGATTTGATAGGCGCGTTTGAAGACACCAGCAAAAAAGATCTGGAAGGCGTCTTTGACGCGTGGCTGGAAGGAAAAGTCTATCTTGGCGATTGGTAA
- a CDS encoding IS3 family transposase, which produces MLDMRENKLSYRELCRKYNISEKRPQAWERIYLEEGEEGLTKERLKVEMYYGEFFSSADELISRLHEYIDYYNNKRISLKLKMSPVQYRTHSHIFY; this is translated from the coding sequence ATACTGGATATGCGCGAGAACAAGCTGAGCTATAGAGAGCTATGTCGGAAATATAATATTTCGGAAAAAAGGCCACAGGCTTGGGAGCGCATATATTTAGAGGAAGGAGAAGAAGGTTTGACAAAAGAAAGACTGAAGGTAGAGATGTACTATGGTGAGTTTTTTTCCTCTGCCGATGAACTCATCAGCAGACTGCATGAATACATCGATTACTACAACAATAAAAGAATATCCCTTAAACTGAAAATGAGCCCGGTTCAATACCGAACTCACTCTCATATATTTTATTAA